A single region of the Chitinophaga niabensis genome encodes:
- a CDS encoding antibiotic biosynthesis monooxygenase family protein codes for MNKNFVAINYIQCNTDFQERFEQLFATRAHAIDTMPGFINMHVLRPAKEGDAYLIVSYWETEQSFKDWMKSEAFISGHKRGFEEIAKAKAEGRPAPMTSDFKIYQVISE; via the coding sequence ATGAACAAGAATTTCGTAGCCATTAACTACATCCAATGCAACACCGATTTCCAGGAGCGGTTTGAACAACTTTTCGCTACCCGTGCGCATGCTATAGATACCATGCCAGGCTTTATCAACATGCATGTGCTACGTCCTGCCAAAGAGGGAGATGCTTACCTGATCGTGAGCTATTGGGAAACGGAACAATCGTTTAAAGACTGGATGAAATCAGAAGCATTCATCAGCGGGCATAAACGTGGGTTTGAAGAAATTGCCAAGGCAAAAGCAGAAGGCAGGCCTGCTCCTATGACCAGCGACTTTAAAATTTACCAGGTAATTAGTGAATAA
- a CDS encoding SDR family oxidoreductase translates to MILITGANGHLGQLTINALLKENPAAKVAGLVRSAEKGKDLPVEIRIGDYNDKAALQTALKGIEVLLLVSTSTFGNRVEQHANVIDAAKAAGVQHIIYTSHVQAAGSPGPLAPDHAETEKLLIASGMAYTIFRNTFYLEYMPWFLGNAIETGTWTYPSNSAKINLALRSEMAEALAKVLSAPEKHRNQIYEITSSPSFTLAEMADILDIKYQDVTVQEFKEILAKAGLPQEQIIVSAGIGVTFSTGALSYAGDDLEKLLGRKPVNIKSFLQQL, encoded by the coding sequence ATGATACTCATTACCGGCGCAAACGGACATCTCGGACAATTAACCATTAATGCATTACTCAAAGAAAACCCCGCCGCGAAAGTAGCCGGCCTGGTTAGGTCAGCGGAGAAAGGCAAAGATCTCCCTGTTGAAATAAGGATTGGCGACTATAACGATAAAGCCGCTTTGCAAACTGCTTTAAAAGGAATTGAAGTACTGCTCCTGGTATCTACCAGTACTTTCGGAAACAGGGTGGAACAGCATGCTAATGTGATCGATGCAGCCAAAGCAGCCGGTGTGCAGCATATTATTTACACCAGCCATGTTCAGGCAGCAGGTTCTCCCGGTCCGCTGGCTCCTGATCACGCAGAAACAGAAAAACTGCTGATCGCATCCGGTATGGCATATACCATTTTCAGGAATACTTTTTACTTGGAATATATGCCCTGGTTCTTAGGAAATGCTATAGAAACAGGTACCTGGACCTATCCCAGCAACAGCGCCAAAATAAATCTTGCTTTGCGCAGTGAAATGGCAGAAGCCCTGGCGAAAGTATTATCCGCACCGGAGAAACACCGTAACCAGATCTACGAGATCACTTCTTCTCCTTCTTTCACTTTAGCCGAAATGGCGGATATCCTGGACATCAAATACCAGGACGTTACCGTGCAGGAATTCAAAGAGATCTTAGCCAAAGCTGGCTTACCACAGGAGCAGATCATTGTAAGCGCAGGGATTGGGGTTACTTTCTCCACCGGCGCATTGAGCTATGCCGGAGATGACCTGGAAAAATTACTCGGCCGCAAACCGGTAAACATCAAATCATTCCTCCAGCAATTATAA
- a CDS encoding SusC/RagA family TonB-linked outer membrane protein, protein MRNWIISVMPAIPPGRLLFKLTMLCLLFSSTAVFAQEKLVTVKGKVASQTGDPLPGANIGIKGTTSGTATDANGNFELKAPANGTLRITYTGFITRELNVAAADMNNVTVLLATNKGELNEVVVVGYGSQKRSDVTGSIASINSQALRDVPSSNLSSALKGQGAGIDIQKNGGNSKPGAKPVILIRGSRSLKATNSPLFVVDGIPYNGDINDLNPDDVTSVEVLKDASATAIYGSRGANGVILVSTKRGRSGQAQITYSGYGGFVKPAGKYDLMNSQQYAGLKKWAYHNSDNVKYKTPEDPQILLDAFDAEERAGLAAGRNTDWQDLIYRTGLMTNHQIGISGGNERTQFSASGGYFKETGIYFGQSFERFTVKASVDHQINKIFKIGVSSLNNYSTTDGESANPMGQALRASPMAAAYDSTGAVINAFVAGSAKQIWNPLANFVPGASVEKRKRTGTFTTVYLDVNILPGLKYRFNGGAEIKNDTYGTFYSAKTTNNQGNLNTSSNEYVLSSNYTLEHLLTYDKTFHKHRFNLTGLYSVQQSNNQTNKYNNNSLLSDNLQYFNSQYGLNLAGSGSANKWNIISYMGRLNYNFDDRYLLTLTMRTDGSSRLAPGNKYQGFPSAAIGWNINRENFLKSAANVSNLKLRASIGRVGNTAIDPYQTLGSLAAVTYNYGSTNVTGVYFNSASNSKLTWEYTSTINAGLDFGFFNNRITGSVEVYKQYTNNLLLPQKLPFTTGIPSDVLVNVGKTENKGIEVQLSTVNIQGKGANDFTWTSNLNFYINRGKITELYDGIQQDINNGWFVGQPIGVYYDYDRIGIWQNTKEDSLTALAHKQKVTGPTSVIGNIRVRDVNGDTAFSTADRTIIGSNQPKWEGGMTNRFSYKGLDLTVVVFARMGGMLNSKLYGGGFSNTFQGNYNNLNVNYWTPTNGETYYPKPNNSSTQTQYNSTLGYIDGSFLKIRSMSLGYNLPSSFVQRLRARSVRVYATAQDPFILFSEYRNKFHGVDPESAGNINADTPATWSMVFGINLTL, encoded by the coding sequence ATGAGAAACTGGATCATTTCAGTTATGCCGGCCATTCCACCCGGCAGACTACTATTTAAACTAACTATGTTATGCCTGCTGTTTTCTTCCACTGCAGTATTTGCACAGGAGAAACTGGTGACGGTAAAAGGAAAAGTGGCTTCGCAGACCGGGGACCCATTGCCGGGCGCCAACATTGGGATCAAAGGTACCACCAGTGGCACAGCTACTGATGCCAATGGCAATTTTGAACTGAAAGCTCCTGCAAACGGTACACTCAGGATCACTTACACAGGTTTCATCACACGTGAGCTAAACGTGGCAGCTGCAGACATGAATAATGTAACGGTACTGCTGGCCACCAACAAAGGTGAATTGAATGAAGTAGTGGTAGTAGGATATGGCTCCCAGAAAAGATCGGATGTAACGGGTTCCATTGCTTCCATCAACTCACAGGCCTTAAGGGATGTACCTTCTTCCAACCTGAGTTCTGCCCTAAAAGGCCAGGGTGCTGGTATTGACATTCAGAAAAATGGCGGTAACAGTAAACCCGGTGCCAAACCTGTTATCCTCATCAGGGGCAGCAGATCACTCAAGGCTACCAACTCGCCGCTTTTTGTTGTAGATGGTATTCCCTATAATGGGGATATTAACGACCTGAACCCGGATGACGTTACTTCTGTAGAAGTATTAAAAGATGCATCTGCCACTGCTATTTATGGCTCAAGAGGCGCCAACGGGGTGATCCTTGTTTCTACCAAACGTGGCCGCAGCGGCCAGGCACAGATCACTTACAGCGGTTATGGCGGTTTCGTAAAACCCGCCGGCAAATATGACCTGATGAATTCCCAACAATATGCCGGTCTTAAAAAATGGGCTTACCATAACAGTGATAACGTTAAATATAAAACGCCGGAAGATCCCCAGATCCTGCTGGATGCTTTTGATGCAGAAGAAAGGGCGGGCCTTGCTGCCGGCAGAAATACAGACTGGCAGGACCTCATTTACCGCACTGGTTTGATGACCAATCACCAGATCGGCATTTCAGGTGGTAATGAAAGAACGCAGTTCAGCGCCTCCGGCGGATACTTTAAAGAAACTGGTATCTACTTTGGCCAGTCCTTTGAAAGGTTCACCGTGAAAGCCAGTGTGGATCACCAGATCAATAAGATCTTTAAAATAGGTGTAAGTTCACTGAACAACTATTCTACCACGGATGGCGAAAGTGCCAATCCCATGGGCCAGGCATTAAGAGCAAGTCCTATGGCTGCCGCCTACGACAGCACTGGTGCTGTTATCAACGCTTTCGTTGCAGGAAGTGCCAAACAGATCTGGAACCCACTCGCCAACTTTGTTCCCGGCGCCTCAGTAGAAAAAAGGAAACGTACAGGTACTTTTACCACCGTTTATCTGGATGTAAACATCCTGCCTGGTTTGAAATACCGCTTTAATGGTGGCGCGGAGATCAAAAACGATACCTATGGTACTTTCTATTCTGCGAAAACTACCAATAACCAGGGCAATCTGAACACCAGTAGTAATGAATATGTGCTGAGTTCCAACTATACGCTGGAACACCTGCTCACATATGATAAGACTTTCCATAAACACCGTTTCAATCTCACCGGATTGTACAGTGTGCAGCAATCAAACAATCAGACTAACAAGTACAATAATAATTCCCTCTTATCTGACAATCTGCAATACTTCAACAGCCAGTATGGTTTGAACCTTGCTGGTAGCGGATCAGCGAATAAATGGAACATCATTTCCTATATGGGCCGGTTGAACTATAATTTCGACGATCGTTACCTGCTCACTTTAACCATGCGTACAGATGGTAGTTCCCGTCTTGCTCCGGGTAATAAATACCAGGGTTTCCCTTCCGCCGCTATTGGCTGGAATATCAACCGTGAAAACTTCCTGAAGTCCGCCGCCAATGTATCCAATTTAAAGCTCCGTGCAAGTATCGGACGTGTGGGTAATACCGCCATCGATCCTTATCAGACACTGGGCTCGCTGGCAGCGGTTACTTATAACTATGGATCAACTAACGTAACCGGCGTTTATTTCAATTCTGCATCTAACTCTAAACTTACCTGGGAATACACTTCTACCATCAACGCAGGACTTGACTTCGGATTCTTCAATAACCGCATCACGGGTAGTGTGGAAGTATATAAACAATACACCAATAACCTGCTGCTGCCACAGAAACTACCATTCACCACAGGCATTCCCAGCGATGTACTGGTGAATGTAGGTAAAACAGAGAACAAGGGTATTGAAGTGCAGCTATCCACGGTGAATATCCAGGGTAAAGGGGCCAATGATTTCACCTGGACTTCCAATCTGAATTTCTATATCAACCGCGGAAAGATCACGGAGCTGTATGATGGTATCCAGCAGGATATCAATAACGGTTGGTTTGTGGGTCAGCCTATCGGTGTTTATTATGACTATGATCGTATTGGCATCTGGCAGAATACAAAAGAGGATTCCCTCACAGCCCTGGCCCATAAGCAAAAAGTAACAGGCCCTACTTCCGTGATCGGTAATATTCGCGTGCGGGATGTAAATGGTGATACAGCTTTCAGTACAGCAGACAGAACGATCATTGGTTCCAACCAGCCAAAATGGGAAGGCGGTATGACTAACCGCTTTTCCTATAAAGGATTGGACCTCACCGTAGTAGTATTTGCACGCATGGGTGGTATGCTGAACAGTAAATTATATGGTGGTGGCTTTTCCAATACCTTCCAGGGCAATTACAACAACCTGAATGTGAACTATTGGACACCAACAAACGGAGAAACCTATTACCCTAAACCTAATAATAGTTCCACCCAAACGCAGTACAATTCCACGCTGGGTTATATTGATGGCAGCTTCCTGAAAATAAGGAGCATGAGCCTGGGTTACAATCTGCCTTCTTCTTTTGTACAAAGACTGAGAGCCCGTTCTGTTCGTGTATATGCAACAGCGCAGGACCCTTTCATCCTGTTCTCTGAATACCGTAATAAATTCCATGGTGTAGATCCTGAATCTGCAGGGAACATCAATGCGGATACCCCGGCTACATGGTCTATGGTATTTGGTATCAACCTTACTTTATAA
- a CDS encoding NAD(P)-binding domain-containing protein, translating into MTTTTTIAIIGKTPLAQTLSKGRYRILLFGWECKEGELMDCPIEASWEADIIVLAAQAEEMAEKIRAVAVQKIVLSNGSLETLQTLLPHSKVVEFSNLSPEQRVINISGDDGEALYATADLLRSVGFFPDIQLKRNKL; encoded by the coding sequence ATGACCACCACAACCACCATAGCGATCATTGGCAAAACGCCACTTGCACAAACACTGTCCAAAGGCAGGTATCGCATACTGCTGTTTGGATGGGAATGTAAAGAAGGGGAACTCATGGATTGCCCTATTGAAGCAAGTTGGGAAGCAGACATTATTGTACTGGCGGCCCAGGCAGAAGAAATGGCAGAAAAGATCAGGGCAGTGGCCGTGCAAAAGATCGTACTCAGCAACGGCTCCCTGGAAACATTGCAAACCCTGCTTCCTCATTCCAAAGTGGTGGAATTCTCCAACCTTTCCCCGGAGCAACGTGTTATTAATATCTCCGGTGATGACGGAGAAGCACTCTACGCTACCGCAGACCTTCTGAGGTCAGTCGGCTTTTTTCCTGATATTCAACTTAAAAGAAATAAACTATGA
- a CDS encoding HmuY family protein, with product MKYTVVLSAVILLMAACSKDKTSPDLTDSKSVTVLDMPGDLGASMGDNVDGKEKRPFYSITFHFSDKQTRMIKTTADSLQYLKNADWDLAFTKEYNSYVVTNNGTIAGTPGYGGPGVGRMMIIEKPYDQVLEAPGDAEFVQKGIAGVGWDSGNGYGWYFYSLSNHICVPVRNRTFIVKTAAGKFAKLALLNIYKGNPPVVTDLFWPAPYLTFKYFVQEDGSRNLRTN from the coding sequence ATGAAATACACGGTTGTATTAAGTGCTGTTATCCTTTTGATGGCAGCCTGCAGCAAAGATAAGACTTCACCCGATCTCACAGATAGCAAGAGTGTGACGGTGCTGGACATGCCGGGAGACCTTGGTGCTTCCATGGGAGATAATGTGGATGGTAAAGAAAAACGTCCTTTCTATAGCATCACTTTCCACTTTTCCGATAAGCAGACCCGCATGATCAAAACCACGGCAGATTCGCTGCAATACCTCAAAAATGCAGACTGGGACCTTGCCTTCACCAAAGAATATAATTCCTATGTAGTTACCAATAACGGAACAATAGCCGGAACGCCGGGGTATGGCGGCCCGGGTGTTGGCAGGATGATGATCATAGAGAAACCATATGACCAGGTATTGGAAGCTCCCGGAGATGCCGAGTTTGTACAGAAAGGCATCGCCGGTGTTGGCTGGGACAGTGGTAACGGTTATGGCTGGTATTTTTATTCTCTCAGCAATCACATCTGTGTACCGGTGCGCAACAGAACATTCATTGTAAAAACAGCTGCCGGCAAATTCGCCAAACTTGCTTTATTAAATATCTACAAAGGTAATCCGCCTGTTGTAACAGACCTTTTCTGGCCTGCTCCCTACCTCACGTTTAAATACTTTGTGCAGGAAGATGGCAGCCGAAATTTGAGAACCAATTAA
- a CDS encoding Crp/Fnr family transcriptional regulator, which translates to MYEVLLDNINRKVSLSAEEQEVIKTCFVPKKIRKKQYVLQAGEACKYILFVEKGLLRTHYTDDNGGEHTVQFAPENWWISDMYSFLTNERSLYNITALEDTEALMLSNSTFEEMVAKVPKMERYLRILMQNNLVAMQRRITGVLSDSTEEKYIRFTKTYPDIVNRVPQHIIATYIGLTPETLSRIRKQLLHKK; encoded by the coding sequence ATGTACGAAGTATTGCTGGATAATATTAACCGGAAAGTATCGCTCTCTGCTGAAGAACAGGAAGTGATCAAAACCTGCTTCGTACCCAAAAAGATCCGAAAAAAACAATACGTACTACAGGCAGGTGAGGCCTGTAAATACATCCTCTTTGTTGAAAAAGGTTTACTCCGCACACATTATACGGACGATAACGGTGGAGAGCACACAGTGCAATTTGCCCCGGAGAACTGGTGGATCTCAGACATGTACAGCTTTCTTACCAATGAACGCTCTTTATATAATATCACTGCATTAGAAGATACAGAAGCCCTCATGTTAAGCAATAGCACCTTTGAGGAAATGGTGGCCAAAGTACCCAAGATGGAACGTTATTTAAGGATCCTGATGCAGAATAATTTAGTGGCCATGCAAAGAAGGATCACGGGCGTACTGAGTGATTCCACGGAAGAAAAATATATCCGCTTCACCAAAACTTATCCTGATATCGTCAACCGCGTACCCCAGCATATTATTGCCACTTATATCGGCCTTACCCCGGAAACCCTGAGCCGCATCCGCAAACAACTGCTGCACAAAAAGTAA
- a CDS encoding DUF6766 family protein: MKFFYRNGLTIVFISMLLITWCAQAFTGHKQFNAELEEKGMAAVSFAAYLISPHFLEATFENWESEFLQMGMYVLLTVWLRQKGSAESKALDKKEEVDREPKPGPDAPWAVNKGGWWLQIYRNSLSIAFFLLFLFSFVLHFIGSRAHYNIEQTALHKSPASMGEYLGNSKFWFESFQNWQSEFLSVAAIVFLSIYLRQWGSPESKPVDAPHAETGK; the protein is encoded by the coding sequence ATGAAATTCTTTTACCGAAACGGATTAACCATCGTTTTTATAAGCATGTTGCTTATTACATGGTGCGCACAGGCATTTACGGGTCATAAACAATTCAATGCGGAGCTGGAAGAAAAAGGAATGGCAGCTGTAAGTTTTGCGGCTTACCTCATCAGCCCCCACTTCCTGGAAGCAACTTTCGAGAATTGGGAAAGTGAATTCCTTCAAATGGGCATGTATGTACTGCTGACTGTTTGGTTAAGACAAAAAGGCTCTGCTGAATCAAAAGCCCTGGACAAAAAAGAAGAAGTGGACAGGGAACCTAAACCAGGGCCGGATGCTCCGTGGGCTGTTAACAAAGGGGGATGGTGGTTGCAGATCTACCGTAATTCTCTTTCGATCGCATTTTTCCTTTTATTCCTCTTTTCCTTTGTACTGCATTTTATCGGCAGCAGGGCACATTATAATATAGAACAAACCGCTCTCCATAAATCACCGGCATCCATGGGTGAATACCTGGGTAACTCAAAGTTCTGGTTTGAATCATTCCAGAACTGGCAAAGCGAGTTCCTGTCTGTTGCCGCTATTGTATTCCTATCTATTTACCTGAGGCAATGGGGTTCGCCTGAATCCAAACCCGTAGATGCCCCCCACGCTGAAACAGGAAAATAA
- a CDS encoding helix-turn-helix transcriptional regulator → MCALVSNDIKCAFDISGSGNLRERRKALTENGHSGSVYEMLSPDGINLGYYNIKSSQEGEVVFKNMNPFLQISYTLSGNKSYTTGSELTKLASFQKHQYNYLFFPEQEIHLNWQADEQLEIFELGVTPELVFNFLPEEHPLFPVFIKSIANNTPALLSEVNLPLASNISAILYDMLNCPLDGRYKQLYLKAKTTELLAIQLSQYEQISGMAKSDTRALKKEDIERMHMARDIIIKNINSPCTLIDLSHQVGTNDAYLKSHFKQVFGTTVYGYLQNIKMTHARELLSQGKAVSEVAYLSGYKHTAHFTRAFKKHFGFSPGIMKR, encoded by the coding sequence TTGTGTGCCCTTGTTTCCAATGATATAAAATGCGCTTTTGACATAAGCGGTTCCGGTAACCTGAGAGAGCGGCGAAAAGCGCTGACAGAGAATGGCCATTCCGGTTCTGTTTATGAGATGCTGAGTCCGGATGGTATTAACCTGGGATATTATAATATTAAGTCAAGCCAGGAAGGAGAAGTAGTGTTTAAGAACATGAACCCTTTTCTGCAGATCAGTTATACACTGAGCGGGAATAAAAGTTACACCACTGGCAGCGAGCTTACCAAACTGGCTTCTTTTCAGAAACATCAGTATAATTACCTTTTCTTCCCTGAGCAGGAGATCCATCTCAACTGGCAGGCAGATGAACAGCTGGAGATCTTTGAATTGGGTGTAACGCCGGAGCTGGTATTTAATTTCCTGCCGGAAGAACATCCGTTGTTTCCTGTTTTTATAAAAAGCATTGCCAACAATACACCTGCCCTGCTGAGCGAAGTGAACCTTCCTTTGGCCTCCAATATCAGCGCCATCCTGTATGATATGCTCAATTGCCCACTGGACGGGCGTTACAAGCAATTATACCTTAAAGCCAAAACTACAGAACTGCTGGCTATCCAATTATCCCAATACGAACAGATCAGCGGGATGGCCAAAAGTGATACGCGCGCATTGAAGAAAGAAGACATAGAGCGGATGCATATGGCGCGGGATATTATTATCAAGAACATCAACAGCCCTTGTACATTAATAGACCTGAGCCACCAGGTGGGAACAAACGACGCCTACCTGAAGAGTCATTTTAAACAGGTATTCGGTACTACCGTATACGGCTATCTGCAGAATATCAAGATGACGCATGCGCGGGAATTACTGTCGCAGGGAAAAGCCGTATCTGAAGTGGCTTATTTATCAGGTTACAAACATACTGCCCATTTCACGAGGGCTTTTAAGAAACATTTCGGTTTTTCTCCGGGTATTATGAAAAGGTAA
- the ygiD gene encoding 4,5-DOPA-extradiol-dioxygenase: MIALSGLAAFNKFTDNLSENGTLMPVLFIGHGSPMNGIEHNSFTQHWVKMAETIPTPAAVLVVSAHWLSKGTKITAMDFPETIHDFGGFPPELFAVQYPAPGSPAIAKETASLIHSTKVEMAHDWGLDHGTWTIIRHMYPKANIPVLQLSIDYSKGPEYHYNLAKELYELRKKGILIIGSGNMVHNLGMIAWDKLDKPGYGYDWALDINSKFKQLIYNGDHTSLIKYETISKDIRLAIPTPDHYYPLMYTLGLKGAKDEVEIFNDKAVAGSLTMTSVRLG, translated from the coding sequence ATGATAGCATTAAGCGGCCTCGCCGCATTCAATAAGTTCACGGATAATTTATCAGAAAATGGCACACTGATGCCGGTGTTGTTCATCGGCCATGGCTCTCCCATGAATGGTATTGAGCACAACAGCTTCACACAGCACTGGGTAAAAATGGCTGAAACTATTCCAACACCGGCAGCGGTATTGGTAGTTTCTGCTCACTGGCTGAGCAAAGGAACAAAGATCACGGCCATGGATTTCCCGGAAACCATCCACGACTTCGGCGGTTTCCCCCCCGAACTCTTTGCTGTACAATATCCTGCACCCGGAAGCCCTGCTATTGCAAAAGAAACAGCATCCCTCATTCATTCCACCAAAGTGGAAATGGCACACGACTGGGGATTAGACCACGGTACCTGGACGATCATTCGTCACATGTATCCCAAAGCCAACATCCCCGTATTGCAATTAAGCATCGATTATTCCAAAGGCCCGGAATATCATTATAACCTGGCAAAAGAATTATATGAGCTACGGAAGAAAGGCATATTGATCATCGGAAGCGGCAACATGGTCCACAACCTGGGTATGATAGCATGGGATAAGTTGGATAAACCCGGGTATGGATATGACTGGGCATTAGATATCAATTCGAAATTCAAACAACTCATCTATAATGGCGATCATACCTCGCTGATAAAATATGAAACCATTAGTAAGGATATAAGACTGGCTATCCCTACCCCGGACCATTATTATCCATTGATGTACACGCTTGGATTAAAGGGAGCAAAAGACGAAGTAGAGATATTTAATGATAAGGCGGTGGCGGGATCGCTAACCATGACTTCAGTGAGATTAGGATAA
- a CDS encoding RagB/SusD family nutrient uptake outer membrane protein produces the protein MKKIIILCVLLSSCSKMLDEKPNSVLTPDFYKSVQGVNAALDASYAGTRTIWGCEDYFSMATVATDEFMKGNDGNSNMFLYAPTYQTNDGKVEALWKNCYTYINTCNAVIDFAPDVAEIPAETKKRLIAEAKFLRANYNFVLVQFWGDVTLLDKFQDKALTAATRHPQADVFNAIIKDLKEAIPDLQPAPTTKGLDPGRANAAAAKHVLAKVYLARAGGKSKVATDYKDAYNTAVDLINTAPGLGLAMLPDFGNVFAEGNEANMEVLWSVQHTSSLAYNGSPKQDNRTPDNMLVHLFSPLYEKVDGMARNIHDGRPYIRTIPTLWLIDTVFKERVNDTRFDKSFQTVWYCNNAASIPKWPATLPPGAPAGAVPNGPKFKLGDTAIYMPQGNRTAAQIAAAPYTLIPSRLYNPRLSPALTKFVDTKRSDMNAPSIRPVIAYRLAETYLVAAEAALMDGRPGDAVPYLNAVRERAAFPTGNKAAMTITVADVNLDFILDERSRELAGENTRWLDLIRTGQLQKRLNLHTPDSRANFISPKHLLRPIPQTQIDAVTTGPKYPQNEGW, from the coding sequence ATGAAAAAGATCATCATATTATGTGTACTCCTTTCCAGCTGTTCAAAGATGCTGGATGAGAAACCCAACTCGGTACTCACGCCGGATTTCTATAAATCCGTTCAGGGTGTTAATGCAGCGCTGGATGCTTCTTATGCAGGTACAAGAACTATCTGGGGTTGCGAAGATTACTTCTCCATGGCCACAGTTGCCACGGATGAATTCATGAAAGGAAATGACGGTAACAGTAATATGTTCCTGTATGCCCCTACCTACCAAACCAATGATGGAAAGGTGGAAGCGTTATGGAAGAACTGTTACACCTATATCAATACCTGCAATGCCGTGATCGACTTTGCGCCGGATGTGGCAGAAATCCCTGCAGAAACAAAGAAACGCCTCATTGCAGAAGCCAAGTTCCTGCGTGCTAACTACAATTTTGTGCTGGTACAATTCTGGGGAGATGTAACCCTGCTGGATAAATTCCAGGACAAAGCGCTCACTGCTGCTACAAGGCATCCGCAGGCTGATGTATTCAATGCCATCATCAAAGACCTGAAAGAAGCGATCCCTGATCTGCAACCGGCGCCTACCACAAAAGGCCTGGATCCCGGAAGGGCTAATGCCGCCGCTGCAAAACATGTGCTGGCAAAAGTCTATTTAGCCCGTGCAGGTGGAAAATCCAAAGTAGCCACTGATTACAAGGATGCATACAACACTGCTGTAGACCTGATCAATACGGCTCCTGGTTTAGGCCTGGCGATGCTGCCTGATTTCGGGAATGTTTTTGCAGAAGGTAATGAAGCGAACATGGAAGTATTGTGGTCTGTACAACATACTTCCAGCCTGGCTTACAACGGATCACCCAAACAGGATAACCGTACGCCGGATAATATGCTGGTGCATCTCTTTTCTCCCTTGTATGAAAAAGTAGATGGCATGGCCCGTAATATTCATGATGGCCGTCCGTATATCCGTACGATCCCTACCTTATGGCTGATAGATACCGTATTTAAAGAAAGAGTGAATGATACCCGGTTCGACAAATCCTTTCAGACCGTTTGGTATTGTAACAACGCGGCCAGTATTCCAAAATGGCCTGCTACCTTACCTCCGGGTGCTCCGGCTGGCGCAGTTCCCAATGGGCCTAAATTCAAACTGGGCGATACAGCTATTTACATGCCGCAGGGGAACAGAACGGCAGCCCAGATCGCAGCTGCACCTTATACACTGATCCCTTCCCGTTTATATAATCCGCGGCTTTCTCCTGCACTAACGAAGTTTGTGGACACCAAACGCTCTGATATGAACGCTCCTTCCATCAGGCCCGTGATCGCATACCGTTTAGCGGAAACATATCTAGTGGCAGCAGAAGCCGCATTAATGGATGGCCGGCCCGGAGATGCCGTACCTTATCTGAATGCCGTACGTGAAAGGGCCGCATTCCCTACAGGCAATAAAGCAGCCATGACCATTACGGTGGCTGATGTGAACCTCGACTTCATCCTGGATGAACGTTCCCGCGAGCTGGCAGGTGAAAACACCAGGTGGCTGGACCTCATCAGAACAGGTCAGTTACAGAAAAGGCTGAATTTGCATACGCCGGACAGCCGTGCAAATTTCATCAGTCCCAAACACCTGCTGCGCCCGATCCCGCAAACGCAAATAGATGCGGTGACTACAGGACCCAAATATCCTCAGAACGAAGGTTGGTAA